The Heteronotia binoei isolate CCM8104 ecotype False Entrance Well chromosome 14, APGP_CSIRO_Hbin_v1, whole genome shotgun sequence genome has a window encoding:
- the IRX6 gene encoding LOW QUALITY PROTEIN: iroquois-class homeodomain protein IRX-6 (The sequence of the model RefSeq protein was modified relative to this genomic sequence to represent the inferred CDS: deleted 2 bases in 1 codon), with the protein MPPSNSRCWERKELGTEPARSRKPLSPESNQVQTCLLGPAASSGSRLEAPSPPRVPDPVPRRPNLGLSARTLGEPPCAILSASFLPFFTLPFFPSPVQFFVSAASTTTCCDSASRAASDVSSALPTAALRCPSYENRLLAGSRTDLNAALGMYGSPYAAAAAASQGYANYLPYNADPSALYTTLNSQYEIKEGTSTLHPGIPQPATAYYTYEHSLGQYQYDRYGTVDFSSSARRKNATRETTSTLKTWLYEHRKNPYPTKGEKIMLAIITKMTLTQVSTWFANARRRLKKENKMTWSPKNKAGEERREDDRRNGDDCSSENEDKDPKSCKEEKELRLSDLEDLDEEEPETKAEAELKHPERPVIISSALAECEKNNGGLSPPSHFRVFSCTKSELPSSGDFLSPKRATLASNLGGHSQSYDAPEKPRIWSLAHTAGANVIVGPAANPCQRTESPDCLVLRGRLPGAGGQCGEEKTLGGLVRTQSLHDKALEELSQPTKIFRNSAFNLQSISLNCASYPVLGETCQYSAGAEGFGRTVRAAHSSLDLSEVCLSQHKDKLRTAFRPVLKR; encoded by the exons ATGCCCCCTTCCAATTCAAGATGTTGGGAGAGGAAAGA GCTCGGAACGGAACCGGCGCGCTCCCGAAAGCCACTTTCCCCGGAGTCAAATCAGGTCCAAACTTGCCTGCTCGGACCGGCAGCGTCTTCAGGCTCTCGCCTTGAAGCTCCTTCACCACCCCGAGTACCCGATCCGGTACCCCGGAGACCGAACCTGGGACTCTCTGCGCGAACTCTGGGAGAACCCCCGTGCGCAATTCTCtccgcttccttccttccctttttcaccttgcccttttttccttcccccgTGCAGTTTTTCGTCTCCGCCGCTTCCACCACGACTTGCTGCGACTCCGCGTCGCGGGCCGCCTCGGATGTTTCCTCGGCTCTTCCC ACCGCCGCCCTGCGCTGCCCCTCTTACGAGAACCGCCTGCTGGCCGGATCCAGGACCGACCTCAATGCGGCTTTGGGCATGTACGGCTCCCCTTATGCCGCTGCGGCGGCCGCCAGCCAAGGCTACGCCAATTACCTGCCTTACAACGCCGACCCGTCCGCTCTCTACACCACCCTG AACTCCCAGTACGAGATCAAAGAAGGCACCTCAACTTTACATCCGGGGATCCCTCAGCCTGCCACCGCTTATTACACCTATGAGCATTCCTTGGGACAGTACCAATATGACAG GTATGGAACTGTGGATTTCAGCAGCTCGGCCAGACGCAAGAACGCTACGCGGGAGACCACCAGCACCCTCAAAACATGGCTGTACGAACATCGGAAGAACCCCTATCCTACCAAAGGCGAGAAGATCATGCTGGCCATCATCACCAAGATGACCCTCACCCAGGTCTCCACCTGGTTCGCCAATGCCAGGAGGAGACTCAAGAAAGAGAACAAGATGACCTGGTCTCCAAAAAATAAAGCgggagaagagaggagagaggATGACAGGAGGAACGGGGACGACTGTAGCAGTGAAAATGAAGACAAAG ATCCCAAAAGCTGCAAAGAAGAGAAGGAGCTCAGGCTGAGCGACCTGGAGGACCTGGATGAGGAGGAACCAGAGACCAAGGCTGAAGCTGAGCTCAAGCACCCAGAACGGCCGGTCATCATCAGCAGCGCCTTGGCCGAGTGCGAGAAAAACAACGGCGGCTTGTCTCCGCCCAGCCACTTCCGTGTGTTTTCTTGCACCAAGAGCGAGTTGCCATCTTCGGGAGACTTCCTGAGCCCCAAAAGGGCTACCTTAGCCAGCAATCTCGGTGGCCATAGCCAATCCTACGACGCTCCAGAGAAGCCCAGGATTTGGTCGTTGGCCCATACGGCGGGCGCCAACGTGATTGTGGGACCCGCGGCCAACCCTTGTCAAAGGACAGAAAGCCCAGATTGTTTAGTGCTTAGGGGAAGGCTCCCCGGGGCTGGAGGACAATGCGGTGAGGAGAAGACACTGGGCGGCCTGGTCAGAACACAATCCCTTCATGACAAGGCCTTGGAGGAGTTGAGCCAGCCGACCAAAATCTTTAGGAATTCCGCTTTCAACTTACAGTCCATCTCTCTAAACTGTGCTTCCTACCCTGTGCTGGGGGAGACCTGCCAATACTCAGCCGGAGCTGAAG